The DNA window ttttctttttacctactATACATAATGTTACTCATCATCACTTGTGCTGTCAAATTGGTTAACAGGCTTATAAAACTAGGGAAAGGAGGACTAAAATTCCATCCTAAAAAATTTATGATTagtgaaattttgttttatttgaactTGGAATtatcaaattaattttctttaataaattcaTTCTGGGTTATAAATCTTTGTGTGACCTGGAAATGTTTAGTAAACACCAAAATTctgtattccagaaaaacaaataaaggtAAACTGTATTACCTAGAAATTCTCCAGTTGTTTTAAAAGTCTAGTGATTTCTTATATAGAGAGGCAAACTAAAGTCCAGAGTTAATGTGGATTTCTCCAGTTGACAGAGTTAGTTTTTGGTGAAACCTGGTCATCAGTCCAGATCTGATGCCCTCTCCACTCTTTTCCCTAATGGCCACAGAGTCTcttaacagtttttatttttaaaaggtttccCCCCCTGAGtcagagaatttaaaaatatgagaagtAGGGGGAAATGCTGAGAAATTTATAATTCTCTTCTATTTAAGAACAGTGGTAATTTTTGCATTCCCACTGTGGAAGACAGAGGACTGGAGGTATTTGGACCCCCTTGAAGAAACTCATTCAGCATTGATTGGTTTCCTATTAAGATACAGCTCTGAGAAAGCTAAGATGCACTAGATGAGCAAGTTAATTTGAAGTCTGTGGTGAAATACTTACATTCTGCAATCACAGATTTTTgttgtgggttttgttttctgttagaGCTAGATATGGCCAGTGAGTCTCTCGTTTAGAAAATTACAGTTTTGTTATTTGACTAGATAGCAGTTGACTGGTCATGAGACTTCCTGTGATAGAGGAGGTGGAGAAAGATGGATAATAGGCCCAGGAAAACATAGAAGAAactaacatttaatatttataaaatgattaGTATAGAAAGCAACTAAACAGGGAACAAGGCCCAGATGTAATGCAACTAGATTTCAGTTCTTGAAAATTCATTTAGTAAGTTATGGGCCAATGTAAACTGGTAAATttcaagaaaacagaacaaatttTTAAGATTCTAGTGATTCTAGTGAGAATAGATAAGGGGAGGAGGCTGAAAGCATGATTTCAAGATACTTTGTGAGTGACTAGATTAAACAGAAAGGTGAAGAAAAGCTTCTTAGGGATACTGAAAGGAGTCAGTGATGAACTGAATATAGTAACAATAGTAACAGTAGTTAACATTTACTTAGCAGTTGCTCTAAACCAGGGACCGGCCTTGAATGCTTTTacagttatttcatttaataattttCACTAACAGGTCTCTTTTGAGTTTGAAAGAATCATCCACAGAACTGTTTCAAATAGGGGAACTTTATGGTATACAAGTTTTCTCactaaagctgtttttaaaagtacatatataATATCACAAACAAAACAAGTACTCCATATTGTTTGGAGTGTATGTATGAAAGATATAAAACCATACATAGAAATAACTGAGAATTGTgatatttttggtttttgttttctggagAAGGATGGGCTTGGGGGAGCGACACATAAAGGGGCGGTTTAAAAAATCTGGAATAACCAtgagaaaatgttagttgctaaATCTGAGTGGTGGATATTTGGCTGCttggtatattttctttttgcacTTTTTTGTATATATCAAATTTTCctcaaattatcttttaaaaaggaataatagCATAGTATAGAATATTTGAGagcttactatgtaccaggcactttttctaagacctttttctttttttaaacatcttcacAAATCCTGTGAGGTAGGTTCTAGTATTAGTGCTCATCAGATGAAATTGAAGCATAAGGATAATAACTAGTTTATAATCATACTGGTAGTGTGGAACCAGGATATGAACCAGGAAATCTGACTTTAGAGCTTGTGCTTTAAGTACTGTATTACTATGCTACGCTGTCTCTTTATGTTACAGACATGTACTACTTTTCACTGAAGTATGTTTCagtcatttgcatttttttcagatttagtcatttcacttttatcaggttactgatgtatttttttcccttttacagATAATGGCATCAGCCGCTAAGGaatttaaaatggacaactttTCACCTAAAGCTGGCACTAGCAAATTGCAACAGACAGTACCAGCTGATGCATCTCCCGATTCTAAGTGTCCTATATGCTTGGATAGATTTGATAATGTGTCTTACTTAGATCGCTGTTTACATAAGTTCTGTTTTCGCTGTGTTCAGGAGTGGTCAAAAAACAAAGCTGAATGCCCACTCTGTAAGCAGCCCTTTGATTCTATTTTTCATTCTGTGAGGGCAGAAGATGACTTCAAGGAATATGTCCTAAGACCTTCGTACAATGGCTCTTTTGCTACTCCTGATGTCCGACGATTCCGCTATCGCACAACTATGACAAGGGAACGAAGTGCTTCTGTTTATTCACCTAGCAGTACTGTGAATAGAAGAACAACAACTCCACCAGACAGTGGAGTATTATTTGAAGGGTTAAGCATTTCAGCAAGACCTAGAGATGGTGAAATTCCTCCATTTATGAGACAGATTTCAATAAGGCCAACTACTACAGATGAGAGATCTTTGCGGAAAATTCAAGAACAGGATATCATTAATTTTAGGCGAACTCTCTATCGTGCTGGTGCTCGAGTTAGAAATATTGAAGATGGTGGTCGCTACAGGGACATTTCAGCTGAATTTTTCCGTAGAAATCCAGCTTGCCTTCACAGATTAGTCCCCTGGTTAAAACGTGAACTGACAGTTCTCTTTGGAGCTCATGGATCTTTAGTGAATATTGTCCAGCACATCATCATGAGTAATGTTACTCGCTATGACTTGGAGAGTCAGGCATTTGTGTCTGATTTGAGGCCATTTTTGCTTAATCGGACTGAGCATTTTATACATGAATTTATCAGTTTTGCTCGCTCTCCATTTAACATGGCTGCCTTCGATCAGCATGCTAATTATGATTGCCCTGCTCCTTCATATGAAGAAGGTAGCCATTCTGATTCTTCAGTCATAACGATATCTCCAGATGAAGCTGAGACCCAAGAGCTGGATGTTAATGTAGCCACTGTTAGTCAAGCACCATGGGATGATGAAACTCCAGGACCTTCTTACTCAAGCTCAGAACAGGTGCATGCTGCCATGTCTTCCCTTTTAAATACTTCTGACAGTTCAGATGAAGAACTTGTAACAGCAAGAGCTACATCTCAGATACAAGGAGTACAGACCAATGAGGACCTAAATAATGACAGTGATTCTTCTTCAGATAACTGTGTCATTGTTGGATTTGTTAAACCACTAGCTGAGAGGACCCCAGAACTTGTTGAACTGTCCTCTGATTCTGAGGTGGAGTTAGGTTCTTATGAGAAAATGGAGACCATGAAGACACAAGAACAAGAGCAGTCTTACAGCTCTGGTGATAGTGACGTTAGCAGATGTTCGTCTCCACGCTCTGTCGTTGGAAAGGATGAGCAGATAAGTAAAGGTCGTTGTGATTCTggtacaaaaatcaactcaaagaaggaagagaaacgaTCTATATCATTGTCCTCTCTCAGAGACCTGAGCTCATCCCTCAGAGGAGACAGAGTTTATTCCCCATATACCCGCAGACACAGAAAGAGGGGAAGATCGAGAAGTTCAGATTCACATTCCCAGAGTAGGAGTGGGCATGATCAGAAGAACCGTAGAAAGCATCAtgggaagaaaagaatgaaaggcaAGCGATCCAGAAGCAGGGAGAGTAGTAGACCTAGAGGTAGAAGAGACAAAAAGAGATCAAGAACCAGAGATAGCAGTTGGTCAAGAAGAAGCCAAACTCTGTCTCTAAGTAGTGAAAGTTCTAGCAGATCAAGGTCTCGTAGCAGTGATCATGGTAAAAGAAGATCACGGAGCAGAAATCGAGATCGTTACTATTTGAGAAATAATTATGGCAGCAGATACAAGTGGGAGTATACTTACTATAGTAGGAACAAGGACAGGGATGGCTACGAGTCATCTTACAGGAGGAGGACTCTGTCCAGAGCTCACTATTCCAGACAATCGTCAAGTCCAGAACTTAGAATTCAGTCATTTTCTGAAAGAACAAATGCTCGGAAGAAAAATAATCACAGTGAAAGGAAATACTACTACTATGAAAGGCATAGATCAAGGAGCCTATCTAGTAGTAGGTCAAAGACTGCATCTACAGGGCCTGACCGGGTGAGAaatgaaaagcctggtgggaaacgAAAATACAAAACACGGCATTTGGAGGGGACCAGTGATGTTGCTCAACCATCTCATGAATTTGCTTCTAAAGTAAAGGAAGGTCATTCAAAATCTTCATCAAAATTGGATGGAGGCTACAAAAATGAGAGTGATAGCTTTTCAGATAGCCGGTCATCAGACAGAGAGACAAAGCacaagaggagaaaaaggaggacCCGCAGCCTGAGTGTAGAGATAGTTTATGAAGGGAAAGCTACCGATACAACCAGacaccataaaaagaaaaagaagaaacataagaGGAAGCATAAGAAACACCATGGTGATAATGCTTCACATTCCCCAGTTGTGATTACTATTGACAGTGACAGTGATAAAGACTGTGAAGTAAAGGAGGATATAGAATGTGACTCTAGTGGTCCTCAAGGCCCTCTCCAAAGTGAAGTTTTGGCTCCTTTTGAATCTAAAGATGTAGTTACAATAGAAGATGAATTTGGTGTCCTGAGCAAGGAGTGTGATATTACCATACTTAATAACGCCAATAAAACTGTGGATAATATACCACCCCAGGCAGCTTCAATTGAACAAACTCTTGATGTAAGAGAAGAGAGCACCTTGGCCTCTGATTTGGAGAACCAACCCAGTAATGTCTCTTTTCAGACTGAGCCATTAAGGACATCATCGTTAATGTCAGTGTCTCTTGGTAGAGACAATGATGTGTCTTAAAACTGCCAAAgcatctctttgagaattccGATggtataaaaagagaagaaacaagaacAGTGTCATCTAGTGCAGTCTGTTTAGAGATGACACTtggtgaaaactcttttccctcttaaaaatattttgtgatttttttttttttggtgttaaaaaaatttgtaaaaatcaTTATTTGTTCAAAAAGTATGTATGTTACACCCTCAGAGATATGcacttttaagtgaaaaaaatgataTTGCTAGCAGTTTATTTAAAACTTGGgatcctttttaaataaaaaataaaaattttagaagttaTTTCGTAAAGCCATATGGTATTGCCATATTTTTAAAGTAGCCAATGAgtatttttgaatttctttttgagAGTATTCTGGAAATGTGTTATAAGCTAGAAGAATCCCTTTggacagtctttatttttcttcttaaaaatttgtATGATTCAAAACCATTTCTTCAGGTTAAATTGAGGCATTTTAATCTGCACAGCTTATCTTGACATCTgccaaaagaaaaatttaaatatttcctttatataCTTGTTTATCTGGACTGCCAGTAAAGCAAATGTGtattcaacaaaagaaaaaaataaaacagtaacacTTTAAAACAAtccataaatttttttaatgcagtattttttaaatcattttagtgGAGCTAAAATCTTGTAAATAGTTAAGGCTATCCTTGTGTTATAAATACTGAATTTCACAGTTTTAATGTGAACTGCATTTAACCTCAAACAGTTTCAATGAttattttagttctttgattATGAAGAGtatctttcttgttttctgtcttcAAAATGCAGTTACAGcttactaaaaacaaaacaaaacccttgcCTGATTTCTTTTACTTAAATAGTTCTTTTACACAAAAGAGGGCTGTGTTTGTGTTCTTCTGTTTCAGAGGTGATAAAAACTGCTCAATATTGGTAGCCTGATTGatgtactttgggcacctcatgcgaagagttgactcattggaaaagactttgatgctgggagggattgggggcaggagaagaaggggacgaccgaggatgagatggctggatggcatcactgacccgatggatgcgagtctgagtgaactccgggagttggtgatggacagggaggcctggcgtgctgcgattcatggggtcgcagagtcggacatgactgagtgactgaacgaacTGATTGATGTAGGATTGATTGCCAGTGAACAGTGGAACTTGGATTAGGTCTAAATTTAGGTGTCACTTTGCCTGGCTTCCTGCCATGTTCGTTGATTGTTCAACAGAAATTAGAATGCCTGCTGTGTGGCAGGTTCTGTTTTAGGTTTTGAGAGATTCGGTGACAGAACAAAGCAGGTATGTTCCCTGTCCTCATgggatatttatgtatatatatttataaacattacAGACTATAAGTTATCTAGAGAGAAAGTATAATTTCCTATAAGCATACAGTGGGGGCCTAATCTTAGGTGGAAGTGATGGTTGAGAAAAGTAGCTATTAAGCAGGAGCAGAGTTGTTAGTAAAGGAGATGTACAGAAATCCAGGGGTGAAAAGGAGTCTGGTATATTCCGGGAATTACGGCAGGTTTTATTAAGGGACAAGAGTATGGGACCAAGCTTTGTAGGCTGTGCTTAGCCTACGGGCAGTAGGAAACTggtttaaagtgatgaaaatctTAAAGTTGATATTGACAGTTTTGGTAAGCTCAGACATTGAGAGGTTGTGGGATGATTATAGTTAATCAAGAAATATACTTTGAAATTATGAAATGACTAATTTTTCTTAAGTATGTAAGTGCTTAAAAATGTGTTGTTTTATTGCACATGCTGCTTTTGCATAGTATTTTAATGAAAAAGCTCAAAGCACTAGTGGAAAGCCATCTTCATACATGGCACCATTACATCATTCTGTTCCGGCCCCAAATTTCCAAgtctttgattcttttttctccttcagcCTTCTCATCCAATCAGTAAATCCTGGTTACTAGATATTTTTCTAATGTTTCTAATGTGTCTGTACCATCATCCAGTCTAGAGAGCCCAGATCTCTTCACTTGTGCTACCATTGGGTCTGCCTGCATCCACTAGTTGCCTCCATCCATTCTTGATACAGCTTTCAAAAGACCTTTACAAACATTTTTTATCATTTCATCCTACTTAAAATCCTTCAGTAGCTTCCTGTTATTCTTAGgatatttattaaaaggaaaCGAAAGTCCAAAAACATGAATTACAAACTTCTGCGTCATTAGAGACTCTAGTCCATCTTCAGCTTTTCTCTCACTTCATTTGTGCCTTGGCCTCACTGACACGCTTTGGGTCTGCGTGTGTGCTGCTCCCCACTAATTCACAGCCTTCATGCATAGCAGTTTTCTTCTACTGGAAACTAAACTCTGGCTAAACTAGGTTAGTGTTAGTGTGCCCTTCCATCCATTCCTGTCAATCATTCGCTCTTTAACAACCCTGGATTCCTTTAGAGCATGCATCGCTGGTTGCAGTTGGTTACTAATGTCCTCTTTCTCaccacttcccttgtggctcagctcttaaagaatctgcttgcggtgcaggagacctgggtttgaaacctgggttgtgaaaaatccctggagaagggaaaggctacccattccagtatcctggcttggagaattccacggactgtatagtccatggggttgccgagagtcagacacgactgactgaccgactttattttctctctcaccATTCTGAAAGTTCTTTGGCAACTGTGTGTCTGCTGTATCCCTTTTCTTTCACGTAGGATATGCTTAAAACCCTTACTGGGTGGAGGTATAGGTgctggagattttaaaaattgcctgAGACCTGCTTTCATGAAGCTACATAATAAGCTTTCAACCAAACATTACATTCACTTAGCTTATTCATCCAAATCTATTGTCGAGTAATTTTCTATTACCTCAGGATTTAGTTTTTGTGACTTATTTGTGTaaaggaaatgcaagcatttgtGCTTGTACTGATCCTCTGATAAATAGGAAAACTTACTGCTGCTTAGTCTAAATAGTTAAATTCAGCCTTAGCTCGGGGAAGGTAATCCAAGGGCTTTCCTAACGCATCTAGTCTAATAATGGGTGGTGTGTACAAAAGGGCGAGGGTTTATGCAAGGCCATTTGATGGCCTTTGCTTATTGGGAATTATTCTTCCATCATGGAGAATAATTTCAGTCCCCTCTAGCATAGGCTGCAGACAGTTGAGCTAGCCAGTAACGTGTCTGTGAACTTGGAAAGTTTTTTCAGAAGGTGCTTTTGGGTGCTGAAAACCACCACCCATTGTCCCTACCAGTGATGTCAGGGGATGAGAAATGGGAAGGGGTTCTTCACAGAAAACATTTCATCAGTATTCAGAGCGTGGATCCATTTCTAACACTAAGCTCAATAGACCTTTGTACTAACGAAATGGTGACTGATTAATCACTCTGATAATGTAGAGACCAGAATTTGTATAGGTCTGTCTGGTGATTAGTGCCTTTAGGAAAACCCACGGGCATCTGAATCATGATCATGTAACCTACCCTCAGATGGTCCAGAAAAAATACATAGTTGGAGAGGAATAATGATAAATTGTGGGAAAATTTAAGGTGAACGAGGGTAAAATACAGGAATTCTCTGTacttttttttagtaatttttatgTAAGGATGAAGTAATTGCAAAATGAAAGTGCCTCCAGGCCTTCAGGGTTGCCTGCATATGAGAATATATTAGTTACCAGCCTTGGATATTTTCCAAAAGGGGgcaaaaatgacaaaagaaacgTGACTATTAAAGCCACTTTCTCTTCAGGAAAGTAGAAGTCACTAGACAGTTTATAAGGCTAGACCTGTTGAAAGTGAGGGTCTTATCTGAGATACACAGTTAACTACTCTTGGTTCCATGCTCAGAAGCAAGCTTGTGAGGGTATAAAACCAAAGGAGAGTTTgcttaatttttgaaattttgaatgGGTGGGAGACAAGATTTTGGGGAAGGAGctcctagaaggaaatggcaacccactccagtattcttgcctggaaaattccatggacagaggagcctggcaggttacagtccgtggggtcgcaaagagtcaagacacaagtGGGCACATGCACACATACTTCTAGAATGGGGAAAGTTGAGGAAGGGGAGGGACAACTGGCGAAGCAAAATGGAGAGGGGGTGGTTGCAGGACGCAGGTACGTGAACTAGTAGCAGCCGCAGAAGGAAGTAAAAATGCACAGAGACATTGGTGGGTAGATGGCTGTGCTGAAGTGGTTCATTATCTAAAGCCTCTCCATGAAGCAGGAAGCGGTGCCATCCTCTGAGAAAGATAGATGGGCAACAGGATTGGGCTTGAGGAGTGGAGTGGAAAAATGCTGCTTACGGGGTGTGAAGGGGTTAGCCACGAATTGCTGGTGAGTGGTGAGGCCTCAGGGTGATAGTGGGATGTTTATGGGGCCCTGAGACTTGCGATTTTGCTCTGGTAGCATTCAACAGTatgaaaatagaagcaaaaattaaAGTTGGACATGGAGTATGCATTCCATATTTATATAGCAAATGAACAAATGGATGGATTTATCTGTGGTTAAAGTGTCGCTGAAAGTAAGTAGCAAAAGAAAGGGCGGGCTAGGGAGCTGAGTGAGATAAATATAGTTAAATCGGTGTATTCTGGCATCTGGGCTGAGAAGGGAAGGAAGTGAAGCTATGAAATGACTGTTAGGGAACAGTGATTGTCAAGGGATTCATTTTCCAGTGAGGTTCAAGTATGTATATGTGGGGGTACGCCTTTTTCAGAAGACTGAAAAATGTGTTAGAGAATGCCTAATTCTAGCCTTGATTGAAAGTAACCAACATGATTGGAGGTGAAGGTGATTGGATTTGAGGACAATGATCTGTGAGGCTAAGTATTGTCTACATGGAAGAATACTCTGGGTGATGCTGGGACATAACaggatggagaagaaaatggtagttGTGTCACAGGTATCACGTCTTGTCCTTTAAACTACACTCATTTCTGCTGCAGCAGCTGACTCATGCACCAAAGGTAACCAAAGCTTGGGAGatgattgctaagtcacttcagtcgtgtcctgactgtgcgaccccatagacggcagcctaccaggctcccccatccctggattttccaggcaagaacactggagtgggttgccatttccttctccaatgcatgtgaaAGTGATTAATTTCCTCATTTTGAATTTTCAGTCAATAACAATCTTTTAGGTGTTGGGAAACAGTAAGTGGTATGTGgctgttttaaaaagtaatgttcaGTGTTACAATGGCACAGAAATTAGTAAATTTTTTCCTACTTGGGGGATGAGAAGTACCATTGGATCTGTACCTGAGAAAAGCAGGAGGTAAGAGACAGAGAGTTCAACTTAGACCAAGGTCTGAGTCCAAATTCACCCCAGTAGAAACTGGCTGTGATGTTTGCAAGAACACTAGGTGGTATGCTTTCATATGGACATGGGACAAAATTAAAGCCTCCGTATTTGCCTGGAGTAGGCTGGCTTCTGTTTCCCTGCAAGGTTGTCTGTACTTCAAATAGGTGACAGTTCTCTCCTAGGCAGGAGGCTATGCCTCCGCTTTCCTATCtgcaaaattcatttttttcatcagATGCTGTATACTTGTCCAAGATTATGCTAAGTGCTAGGGTAATAAGGATGAAAAAGACAGTACTGACAAGAATttcaggcttccgtggtggctcagacagtaaagaatccgcctgcaatgtgggagacctgggttcagtctctgggttgggaagataagaattttaaagaagGTGGGAATGGAACAATCAGGTTGTTAAAAAAACAACTAGATATAATGAAGAAGGTTTAGAATAGGGAAAGTCTCAGCAAAAAACCATCTGaggactcctctggtggtccggtggttggaactccatgcttccaatgctggGAGTGTGGTTCGAtctttgatcagggaactaaggtcctcaTGCCTCTGATTTGGAGAACCAGCCCAGTAATGTCTTTTCAAAGAAGCCATCAAGGCTGTTGCCATCTCCATGGACATCACTAATGTCAGTGTCtcttggtgtggccaaaaaaatgttTGAGAAGCTCTTTGCAGTAGTTCAGTCAAAAGGACCTATGGGACAGTAGTGACCCAGAGGAGAGGCTGGAGTCAATAGATTTCTGAGGTAGAACAGACAAGATGTGGGCAGCATTTTGATGAGGCTGGGCTGTGAGGGATAGGGAAGAGTGGtaggaccattttttttttttcatgtgagaGAGAATGCTGCCAATATTCAAGGTAAGAAATACAGCGATAGTTGGGCGAGAAAAATGAGTTCAGTTTGAGATGTTTGAGTTGCCTAGAGCTATGCTATCCAATAAAGTCACCACTGGCTACATGTGGGTGTTGACCACTTGAAATGTGGTTAGTAAAACTGAGGGACTTTTGGATTTCCCGGGTGGTCGTCCAGTGCAGGGAGGGGacatagattcgatccctggtccagaaagatttcacatgccacggggcaactaaacctgtgtgccacaaccactgagcatgcatgctgcAGCTGTTGAAACCCATGCACCTAAAGCCCATGTTtggcactctgcaacaagagaagccactgcagtgggaagcctgggcaccgcagctagagagtggcccgtgctctctgcagctagagaaggccCGCCTGAGGACCCtggagcagcaacgaagacccagagcagccaaaaatgaaaaggcaaaacctAGAGGACTTTTGAATTTCACTTTAATAGTCACACAAGGCTTGTGGCTATCATGTTGGCCAGGACAAGTAGAAAGCATGTCCACAAAAATTCTTTGCACAGCATGGAATAGAGGCTACCTATGCAGATGAAGATTTCCAGTGGGTAGCTGGAAGTAGGAGTGTATATCTTGGAAGAACAATTGGGGCTAGAGACAGGATTGAAGAGTCACTGGTAATTAGAGTAGTAATGAGGCTGTGGGGAATGATGAGACCTCCCAGAGAGGGGAGGCAGAGCAAGAAGGGAGGAAGGCATCAGTGAGAAATCTAGAGAATACAACCTaaagtccagttgctcagtcatgttcgacttggcgaccccatggactgcagcacaccaggcctccctgtccaccaactccctgagtttactcaaacatgtccattgagtcagtgatgccatccaaccatctcatcctctgtaggccccttctcctcccgccttcaatctttcccagcgtcttttcaaatgagtcagttctttgcatcatgtggccaaagtattggagaataCAACCTAAAGGAGGCTGATAAAAGGAGATGCTTTCCAAAGTGACTAAGAAGTGTTTCCTCTAGTTTCGtatactttccttttttcccaatTTTATCTGGTATCTCCTGTGCCAAATAC is part of the Capra hircus breed San Clemente chromosome 8, ASM170441v1, whole genome shotgun sequence genome and encodes:
- the TOPORS gene encoding E3 ubiquitin-protein ligase Topors isoform X2 translates to MGSQQPPGSPLSREEGEAPPPTPAPEGRRRSRRVRLRGSCRHRPSLLGRRELATSAPVRPAPASSEIMASAAKEFKMDNFSPKAGTSKLQQTVPADASPDSKCPICLDRFDNVSYLDRCLHKFCFRCVQEWSKNKAECPLCKQPFDSIFHSVRAEDDFKEYVLRPSYNGSFATPDVRRFRYRTTMTRERSASVYSPSSTVNRRTTTPPDSGVLFEGLSISARPRDGEIPPFMRQISIRPTTTDERSLRKIQEQDIINFRRTLYRAGARVRNIEDGGRYRDISAEFFRRNPACLHRLVPWLKRELTVLFGAHGSLVNIVQHIIMSNVTRYDLESQAFVSDLRPFLLNRTEHFIHEFISFARSPFNMAAFDQHANYDCPAPSYEEGSHSDSSVITISPDEAETQELDVNVATVSQAPWDDETPGPSYSSSEQVHAAMSSLLNTSDSSDEELVTARATSQIQGVQTNEDLNNDSDSSSDNCVIVGFVKPLAERTPELVELSSDSEVELGSYEKMETMKTQEQEQSYSSGDSDVSRCSSPRSVVGKDEQISKGRCDSGTKINSKKEEKRSISLSSLRDLSSSLRGDRVYSPYTRRHRKRGRSRSSDSHSQSRSGHDQKNRRKHHGKKRMKGKRSRSRESSRPRGRRDKKRSRTRDSSWSRRSQTLSLSSESSSRSRSRSSDHGKRRSRSRNRDRYYLRNNYGSRYKWEYTYYSRNKDRDGYESSYRRRTLSRAHYSRQSSSPELRIQSFSERTNARKKNNHSERKYYYYERHRSRSLSSSRSKTASTGPDRVRNEKPGGKRKYKTRHLEGTSDVAQPSHEFASKVKEGHSKSSSKLDGGYKNESDSFSDSRSSDRETKHKRRKRRTRSLSVEIVYEGKATDTTRHHKKKKKKHKRKHKKHHGDNASHSPVVITIDSDSDKDCEVKEDIECDSSGPQGPLQSEVLAPFESKDVVTIEDEFGVLSKECDITILNNANKTVDNIPPQAASIEQTLDVREESTLASDLENQPSNVSFQTEPLRTSSLMSVSLGRDNDVS
- the TOPORS gene encoding E3 ubiquitin-protein ligase Topors isoform X1, yielding MRDKGSQQPPGSPLSREEGEAPPPTPAPEGRRRSRRVRLRGSCRHRPSLLGRRELATSAPVRPAPASSEIMASAAKEFKMDNFSPKAGTSKLQQTVPADASPDSKCPICLDRFDNVSYLDRCLHKFCFRCVQEWSKNKAECPLCKQPFDSIFHSVRAEDDFKEYVLRPSYNGSFATPDVRRFRYRTTMTRERSASVYSPSSTVNRRTTTPPDSGVLFEGLSISARPRDGEIPPFMRQISIRPTTTDERSLRKIQEQDIINFRRTLYRAGARVRNIEDGGRYRDISAEFFRRNPACLHRLVPWLKRELTVLFGAHGSLVNIVQHIIMSNVTRYDLESQAFVSDLRPFLLNRTEHFIHEFISFARSPFNMAAFDQHANYDCPAPSYEEGSHSDSSVITISPDEAETQELDVNVATVSQAPWDDETPGPSYSSSEQVHAAMSSLLNTSDSSDEELVTARATSQIQGVQTNEDLNNDSDSSSDNCVIVGFVKPLAERTPELVELSSDSEVELGSYEKMETMKTQEQEQSYSSGDSDVSRCSSPRSVVGKDEQISKGRCDSGTKINSKKEEKRSISLSSLRDLSSSLRGDRVYSPYTRRHRKRGRSRSSDSHSQSRSGHDQKNRRKHHGKKRMKGKRSRSRESSRPRGRRDKKRSRTRDSSWSRRSQTLSLSSESSSRSRSRSSDHGKRRSRSRNRDRYYLRNNYGSRYKWEYTYYSRNKDRDGYESSYRRRTLSRAHYSRQSSSPELRIQSFSERTNARKKNNHSERKYYYYERHRSRSLSSSRSKTASTGPDRVRNEKPGGKRKYKTRHLEGTSDVAQPSHEFASKVKEGHSKSSSKLDGGYKNESDSFSDSRSSDRETKHKRRKRRTRSLSVEIVYEGKATDTTRHHKKKKKKHKRKHKKHHGDNASHSPVVITIDSDSDKDCEVKEDIECDSSGPQGPLQSEVLAPFESKDVVTIEDEFGVLSKECDITILNNANKTVDNIPPQAASIEQTLDVREESTLASDLENQPSNVSFQTEPLRTSSLMSVSLGRDNDVS